Proteins encoded in a region of the Triplophysa rosa linkage group LG6, Trosa_1v2, whole genome shotgun sequence genome:
- the lnpa gene encoding endoplasmic reticulum junction formation protein lunapark-A isoform X1, protein MGAVVSRWRAKPSTVEVLEGLDKDVQALEEYREKNQRQLKLWLYRLVLYSVLLYFVASLVIYVWYIPELLIGKLIVASPFLIFPLLIWLLRKLLIVLYNKRTERNNDKLEELKAEKKKILEQVMETETYKNAKLILERFDPDSKKRLTELETQPLGPPATPRQGQELRQRHSTPRPVGRPPAGPATAPPAPLAAPGGPPEKGLSASTPQGLIRRPGTPAGPATPGVTGMHPPGPPLARPVLPRERGAMDRVVEYLVGDGPQNRYALICQQCLSHNGMALKEEFEYIAFRCAYCYFLNPARRMRPQAPRLPESTAETKMSQDPPTVAMETDLSGSSPAPEGKAASPGLLKAEGADQRAEVIPSEEKPCLPEAHTSLSDKPDGELDVSAMEVE, encoded by the exons ATGGGGGCCGTGGTGTCTCGGTGGAGG GCCAAGCCGTCCACTGTGGAGGTTTTGGAGGGACTCGATAAG GACGTCCAGGCTCTGGAGGAATATCGAGAGAAGAATCAGAGGCAGCTGAAGTTATGGCTTTACAGACTGGTGTTGTACTCGGTTCTCCTTTACTTCGTGGCGTCTCTAGTCATCTACGTGTGGTACATCCCAGAGCTTCTGATAGGAAAATTAATAGTGGCTTCACCGTTCTTGATATTTCCTCTGTT AATCTGGCTTCTTAGGAAACTGCTGATTGTTTTATACAACAAACGAACGGAGAGAAACA ATGACAAATTAGAAGAGCTGAAagcagagaaaaagaaaatc CTTGAGCAGGTGATGGAAACCGAAACGTACAAAAATGCCAAACTGATTCTGGAGCGCTTTGACCCAGACTCGAAGAAAAGACTTACT GAGTTAGAGACTCAACCCTTAGGTCCACCTGCGACTCCAAGACAAGGTCAAG AGTTGCGTCAGAGGCATTCGACCCCTCGTCCCGTTGGACGTCCACCTGCCGGCCCTGCGACTGCCCCCCCTGCCCCGCTGGCCGCACCTGGTGGTCCACCTGAAAAAGGTCTCTCCGCCTCTACTCCACAGGGTCTGATCAGGAGGCCTGGAACCCCGGCTGGCCCAGCAACCCCGGGTGTAACGG gaaTGCACCCTCCGGGACCTCCGCTGGCCAGACCCGTCCTCCCCAGAGAGAGAGGTGCCATGGACAGGGTCGTTGAGTACCTAGTGGGTGATGGACCTCAGAACAG ATATGCTCTAATATGCCAGCAGTGTTTGTCTCATAATGGCATGGCTTTAAAGGAGGAGTTCGAGTATATCG CATTCAGATGTGCCTACTGTTATTTCCTGAACCCTGCCAGGAGGATGCGTCCCCAGGCCCCGCGTCTCCCAGAATCCACCGCAGAAACCAAGATGAGCCAAGACCCCCCCACTGTTGCCATGGAAACGGACCTGTCGGGCTCTTCACCTGCCCCAG AAGGTAAAGCAGCCAGTCCAGGACTCTTAAAGGCAGAAGGCGCAGATCAGCGGGCAGAAGTCATCCCGTCTGAAGAGAAGCCGTGTCTTCCAGAAGCCCACACCAGCCTGTCTGACAAACCCGACGGCGAGTTGGATGTGTCCGCCATGGAAGTAGAGTGA
- the lnpa gene encoding endoplasmic reticulum junction formation protein lunapark-A isoform X2: protein MGAVVSRWRAKPSTVEVLEGLDKDVQALEEYREKNQRQLKLWLYRLVLYSVLLYFVASLVIYVWYIPELLIGKLIVASPFLIFPLLIWLLRKLLIVLYNKRTERNNDKLEELKAEKKKILEQVMETETYKNAKLILERFDPDSKKRLTELETQPLGPPATPRQGQELRQRHSTPRPVGRPPAGPATAPPAPLAAPGGPPEKGLSASTPQGLIRRPGTPAGPATPGVTGMHPPGPPLARPVLPRERGAMDRVVEYLVGDGPQNRYALICQQCLSHNGMALKEEFEYIAFRCAYCYFLNPARRMRPQAPRLPESTAETKMSQDPPTVAMETDLSGSSPAPGKAASPGLLKAEGADQRAEVIPSEEKPCLPEAHTSLSDKPDGELDVSAMEVE, encoded by the exons ATGGGGGCCGTGGTGTCTCGGTGGAGG GCCAAGCCGTCCACTGTGGAGGTTTTGGAGGGACTCGATAAG GACGTCCAGGCTCTGGAGGAATATCGAGAGAAGAATCAGAGGCAGCTGAAGTTATGGCTTTACAGACTGGTGTTGTACTCGGTTCTCCTTTACTTCGTGGCGTCTCTAGTCATCTACGTGTGGTACATCCCAGAGCTTCTGATAGGAAAATTAATAGTGGCTTCACCGTTCTTGATATTTCCTCTGTT AATCTGGCTTCTTAGGAAACTGCTGATTGTTTTATACAACAAACGAACGGAGAGAAACA ATGACAAATTAGAAGAGCTGAAagcagagaaaaagaaaatc CTTGAGCAGGTGATGGAAACCGAAACGTACAAAAATGCCAAACTGATTCTGGAGCGCTTTGACCCAGACTCGAAGAAAAGACTTACT GAGTTAGAGACTCAACCCTTAGGTCCACCTGCGACTCCAAGACAAGGTCAAG AGTTGCGTCAGAGGCATTCGACCCCTCGTCCCGTTGGACGTCCACCTGCCGGCCCTGCGACTGCCCCCCCTGCCCCGCTGGCCGCACCTGGTGGTCCACCTGAAAAAGGTCTCTCCGCCTCTACTCCACAGGGTCTGATCAGGAGGCCTGGAACCCCGGCTGGCCCAGCAACCCCGGGTGTAACGG gaaTGCACCCTCCGGGACCTCCGCTGGCCAGACCCGTCCTCCCCAGAGAGAGAGGTGCCATGGACAGGGTCGTTGAGTACCTAGTGGGTGATGGACCTCAGAACAG ATATGCTCTAATATGCCAGCAGTGTTTGTCTCATAATGGCATGGCTTTAAAGGAGGAGTTCGAGTATATCG CATTCAGATGTGCCTACTGTTATTTCCTGAACCCTGCCAGGAGGATGCGTCCCCAGGCCCCGCGTCTCCCAGAATCCACCGCAGAAACCAAGATGAGCCAAGACCCCCCCACTGTTGCCATGGAAACGGACCTGTCGGGCTCTTCACCTGCCCCAG GTAAAGCAGCCAGTCCAGGACTCTTAAAGGCAGAAGGCGCAGATCAGCGGGCAGAAGTCATCCCGTCTGAAGAGAAGCCGTGTCTTCCAGAAGCCCACACCAGCCTGTCTGACAAACCCGACGGCGAGTTGGATGTGTCCGCCATGGAAGTAGAGTGA